CTCACCCGTAAGCTCATAATACCCAGGCTGAAAGACCGTCCCATTACCAACCAGCAAACCACTAAGCGGTGCGGTTTGAGCGACGATTTGGAGGTGGAGTGCGATGACGGCAAGCGTCTTGAGATCTAGCTGATGGTAGAGGTAGGATGGGTCGATGCGTGGGTAGACGGATGCGTTTGAGGATTGGATGTGGACGCTCCCGCGGGAGAAGGGGTGTTCGAGGACGCCTTGCATGCTGAAGAAGTTACCGGCCGTGATGGCGGAGAAGAGGGTACTGCTGTCGTTGGAGGATTGGGGGTTGATGCCGCTGGGGAAGGCGAATTCTTGGACGATGGCTTCGTGGTGGATGTCGTTGCAGAGGATGGTGTTGCGGTCGGGAGATAGGGTGGATGGTGAGTGGTGGGAAGGGGAACAGTATCGGTCGATAGTCTCTTTGAGGTCGGCACTCGTACTGTCGTTCCCGATGATCTGATCCAGTGAGAGGAGCGCTGACATTGCGCTGTTGGAGGCGAGCCAGCCCGTGTGGTTCGTGATGTATTGGTCGTAGGATTGGTCGAAGAGAGTTTCGTTGGCGAGGTCGTCTAGGGTGAAAATGCCAGGCTCGCGGACTTCGAAGCCTAGGGGGATGTATGCGTGGTCTTGTAAGTTCTCGCCAACATTGGGATTCTCTACGATGGTTCTGATGCCGTGCTTACTGAGGATGGTCGAGTTGCCGATGCCAGAGAGCTCCAGCAACTGCGGCGATCCAAAGGCTCCGGCGCTTAAGATGACTTCTCTCCGTGCTGCGATTACCTTCGTGGTGCCGTTTTGAATGCATGAAGCGCCCGTGGCTCGTGGTTTGCTGCCGGTCGTGTCGAAGAGGATCCTTTGAGCGTGCGCACTCTTCAAGACTTTGAAGTTTGATCGGCCTTCTGCCTGACGCAAGTATGTCGTAGCAGCATAACTCCGACTCCTAGTCTCAGGATCCAAATTGACCAGATTCGTATAGCCACCCAGCGCAAGGCCATCTCTGGGATCCGATCGAATGCCTAGATCAAGATTCTCGTACGTCCTCGGCCAAGCTTCGTCGAAAGGCGTGTAGACATCAGCGAATCCATTGATGACAGCGCCGCTTCTTCCATGTAGATCAAGCTCAATATAGTCCGTCGCCAATGCCTCAGCTGTAGCAAGAGGCGGCTCAATATATCGTTCTGATCTGCGATAGAAGGGTTGTAATGCATCCCAGGTCCAATTGCGATTACCGAGCAGACCCCAATTGTTGATGTCCTGCTGCGAAGCGTGCGTCCACCATAGGAAGTTGATCGCAGAAGAGCCACCAAGTTGTTTTCCGCGAGGATGTGCGATTACATGCTTGTTGGCGTGTTCCTGCTCGGTGGTGTGGTAGTTCCAGTCGTATGTTGGATTGCCGTAGAGTGTGGTCAAGAGAGCTGGTGCCAGGACCTCTATGTCTTCTGATCGGTCCTCTCCAGCTGGGTGCGTGCGTTAGTGATCATGACCACGGTAGAATCAAGGACACTGACCTTCGATAACGGTGACGCTGATACCCGGCTCTCCACTCAGGCGAGCAGCGACCGTTAAGCCTGCGGTCCCTCCACCCACAACACTTCACGGTGATCAGTGGAATTTCCAGAAAACATTCAGCTCCACAGTACTTACACATAATCCGCAACCTCTGCGTTGGCCGTGCCAAGTATTGTCGCAGCGAGAAGTGCCAAGACTGTTTGCATGGTGCAAGATAGTCAACGTAGTATGTCTCGTAGAACGTGGAGGCATCATCTCAATATATACCACGTCCGGCCGCCAGCTTCGTGTTGAGCTGACAAGCACATCAGTCAGCTGAATGACTTCAATGCTGCGATGGCGTCCATTAGTCTCCATTTTCATGCACGATAAGCGGGGGGGGCAGAGGGGCTGCATGGAACAGATTGATTGCGGTCGATTATGAAGAACATAATATTTACACATGTCGCTCAATTCCTGTGGTCCTTCAAACCTTCGAAACAGTATGCGCGCGCCAGCGAAGGAGTCCCTGGTAGTGTTTATAGTGGAAGCTGGCAACCCGGCCAGGCAATGTACAATCTAGTTGTACTGCCATGCGCTGGGCACTTTGTCGTCAAGCTTGATCACGTTCCAAGTGAAGCCCAAGCACTTCTTGTCAGCCTTCTTGTAGGCAGCGGCATACACACTGTATGTGCCCTTCGGTCCTTCTGGACACGCGATCCAGTCCTTCTTCTCGAACTGAAACTTCGCGTCGTGCACAATGGAGAAGCCTTTCGCTTCGGGCGTGCCGTCCTGATGAGCGCTGTGCGCAGTTGTGAACCTAAGTCGACCTGTGTCCTTGTTGACATAGACCTGCTGGCCACCGGGAACGCCGACGTCGAGAGACAATGTAGGCTGAGCGTTGAGGTAGTCGAAGATGGTTTGTTTGTTGTTTGCATGTTTGCAAGCGTCGGCGACAGCTGGTGTATCTTTCGGACAGTTCGTTTTGGTGGGCTTGCCAATCCAGAACTCTCCGCCGTTCGCGTTGATAGAGCCGGAGTCGATAGGCGATGCGGGGCGTATGGACATGCCGCTGAAGCGGAGCGGTTTCGATGTACCAGACTGAGGAGCGGCTCCTGGGGTTGCTGCAGCGAGCGCCGCCGGGGCGAAGACGATGAAGGATGTCAACTTCATGCTGAGTGAGTAGACAATGTGAGAAGCGTCTGTGTGTTTGTTGACTGAGTGAGTGTTTGGTGCGATCTGTAGTCTGTAGTGCTACAGCGAAGGCGAGGTTTGGATGATGCGTCCTATGGTGGCGGCAATCTCTCATGTATCTCTTTGGCCTTTCAGGGAAGCGGTCGAGTCATTACTGTAATCATAAAGCATTCCGGGGGTGGGAACTCTGATTGTTCTCGGGGATTGCAGCTGAATCCAGGCATCAGCAGTCCGTATCGATGCCAGAATAGCGATACGATGAGCGCGATTGTGGCGTAGAATATTGTTTCAGGAGCCAGGTGTTGAGCTCGGGGTGAGATGTGGACAGCTTTAAAAATCAACATGGAGTAGTTGTCTTCAAAACACCTAGATCCTAGCAATACCCCAGCCGGGAGGTGCGCGCAGCCACAAGCTTCGCCGCACCCCAGCAATCGCCGCACCCCAGCTCGGATTCTCGCGTTCCGACACATGGTGTTGCTGGCTTGTATCAATTGCCACGCACGCTCAAAATACACGATATGTAGCTCAAATTGCTCAGAATAGCATCGCGAATACAGAATTTGAGAGCCTGTGGGCACTATAGTGGGCTCCATGGTGTGTTGTTGTATGTGGTGAGGTGGTGAGAAAGCAAGAAACGCGTGAATCTCGACACGGGCGCATGAAGCTTTGGTGGGGCTCTCACCAAAATCCCATGCCGAAGCGTCAACACCAACCTCTCGGCAGCACAACGTGTTTTTACGCGATATGAGTATGCAGAATGTGGAAACAGATAGCTGCGAACACATTGGGAAAAGAATCAAGTTGATAAAAAGTCACTGGGGTGCGGCGATTGCTGGGGTGCGGCGAAGCTTGTGGCGTGGGCGCAGTGACCTGCACTGCGAAGCCAAGGAAAGATGGCATAACCTTGCAGCGTAAGATGAGATTATTGAGCGAAGGGTAGCTTGAAGGGCATGCGTGAGTGAACGAGGCGAGCTTGCGAGCCGGAGTGAATGGAGCATGTCCGTAAAGCTCCCGTAGCGAGAACAACAATTAGATTCTGTCACCCTATTGCTTCTTCGAGGGTGCGTAGGGTGTTCTTCGAGGGTCCGTACTTAGGAAGAGGGCCTTTAGAATAAAAGCTATCGCTAACAAATTCGAGCTACCGTCTAATTAGTTAGAAAGAACGTAGAAATTCGGGATTAGCTCGCTTAGTAGCTACTCCGGCGCGGTAAATCCTATTCCGAGTACGTAGATACGCGACGAGCACGATACTACGACGACTACGACATTACGACGACATCGTATTAATAGCGAACAAGTTGTTTCTCGAGCTACGGTACTACCCTTCGCTTATTTCTATAAGGACGGAGGACTTTCAAAATATTATTTTAAGATTGAAATAAGCGTTATAGAGGGTAAGGATAAAATGTACTATTAGTGGTTATAAACCTCTAAGAGTAAGCGTAGCGGTGTTAAGCTCTATATACTAGCCCTTTTATAGGCGTAAGATATATGCTATACTTACCGTACGTATAACTACCTAAAGTCTACGACGTGATTTTGACTATAAGTTTGCTAATAGGTATAGCGCGGctagtacgtaatactaAACTTAATTTACGTACTACTAAAACTTGAATTTAACTAATTATATAGCGCTAAGGAATTCTTAGAGCTAGTAATAGAGCTCTACTCCCTCGTTAACGCCTTACCTACGTACTCGTAAGCTAGTACTTTAGTATAGCTAGCGCTTAGTCGCTACGCTTAATAATAGGTATTAGCCGAGGAGATTACGATAACTAATTTAGGGTAATAAATCACCCTATATAAGAGTTAATAAGGTACTACTTTAAGATAATATAGTTTTTTATACCTTATAACGTAAAgtactagtaagctaggaatactagtaagctaggaatactagtaagctaggaatactagtaaagtaggaatactagtaagctaggaattTTGTCTTAGTACGACTAACTCGTATTCTTTATTAATCGTTTTCACTACTATTGAATAGAGAACTAGTGAACTTAATACTCTTATCTAATTTAGAATTGTTCTCTTTATCTTCCTAGTACGTTTATACGTTATAGCTAGTCCGACCGTAGTTACTATACTACCGTCTACTTAGCTAGCCCTCTTTCGTATCCTCTGACCTACGACTCTTCTTTAACTATTC
Above is a genomic segment from Fulvia fulva chromosome 3, complete sequence containing:
- a CDS encoding Ecp32-1; translated protein: MKLTSFIVFAPAALAAATPGAAPQSGTSKPLRFSGMSIRPASPIDSGSINANGGEFWIGKPTKTNCPKDTPAVADACKHANNKQTIFDYLNAQPTLSLDVGVPGGQQVYVNKDTGRLRFTTAHSAHQDGTPEAKGFSIVHDAKFQFEKKDWIACPEGPKGTYSVYAAAYKKADKKCLGFTWNVIKLDDKVPSAWQYN
- a CDS encoding GMC oxidoreductase family protein Mala s, translated to MQTVLALLAATILGTANAEVADYVVVGGGTAGLTVAARLSGEPGISVTVIEAGEDRSEDIEVLAPALLTTLYGNPTYDWNYHTTEQEHANKHVIAHPRGKQLGGSSAINFLWWTHASQQDINNWGLLGNRNWTWDALQPFYRRSERYIEPPLATAEALATDYIELDLHGRSGAVINGFADVYTPFDEAWPRTYENLDLGIRSDPRDGLALGGYTNLVNLDPETRSRSYAATTYLRQAEGRSNFKVLKSAHAQRILFDTTGSKPRATGASCIQNGTTKVIAARREVILSAGAFGSPQLLELSGIGNSTILSKHGIRTIVENPNVGENLQDHAYIPLGFEVREPGIFTLDDLANETLFDQSYDQYITNHTGWLASNSAMSALLSLDQIIGNDSTSADLKETIDRYCSPSHHSPSTLSPDRNTILCNDIHHEAIVQEFAFPSGINPQSSNDSSTLFSAITAGNFFSMQGVLEHPFSRGSVHIQSSNASVYPRIDPSYLYHQLDLKTLAVIALHLQIVAQTAPLSGLLVGNGTVFQPGYYELTGENAEGWVRDNLQSEYHPSCTCAMLPRERGGVVDEKFSVHGVDGLRVVDASGFPLIPRANLQSLVYAVAERAADDIRGGEGCGE